The Myxococcota bacterium genome has a segment encoding these proteins:
- a CDS encoding DUF1003 domain-containing protein — MRARESESARCAVCGRTLPRRQLVSGALVRPSVADAIRADHPEWGAESRVCRDDLAVYRGRYVSQLLESERGDLTALEREVVDSLREHELLSENVDVAFERDWTLGERLADRIATFGGSWAFLLCFAGFLALWIGANTWAVLRPPLDPYPFILLNLVLSCLAAIQAPIIMMSQNRQEAKDRLRSQHDYQVNLKAELEIRHLHEKVDHLLSHQWERLVEIQEIQLELLTELGRRG; from the coding sequence ATGAGGGCGAGGGAGAGCGAGTCCGCGCGGTGCGCGGTGTGCGGACGCACGCTGCCGCGGCGGCAGCTCGTGTCGGGAGCGCTCGTGCGGCCCTCGGTCGCCGACGCGATCCGCGCCGACCACCCCGAATGGGGCGCCGAGAGCCGCGTGTGCCGCGACGACCTCGCGGTCTACCGCGGCCGCTACGTGAGCCAGCTGCTCGAGTCGGAGCGCGGCGACCTGACCGCGCTCGAGCGCGAGGTGGTCGACAGCCTGCGCGAGCACGAGCTCCTGTCGGAGAACGTCGACGTCGCGTTCGAGCGCGACTGGACGCTCGGCGAGCGCCTCGCCGACCGCATCGCGACGTTCGGCGGCAGCTGGGCCTTCCTGCTCTGCTTCGCGGGGTTCCTCGCGCTGTGGATCGGCGCCAACACGTGGGCCGTGCTGCGCCCGCCGCTCGACCCGTACCCGTTCATCCTGCTCAACCTCGTGCTCTCGTGCCTCGCGGCGATCCAGGCGCCGATCATCATGATGAGCCAGAACCGGCAGGAGGCGAAGGACCGCCTCCGCTCGCAGCACGACTACCAGGTGAACCTCAAGGCCGAGCTCGAGATCCGCCACCTGCACGAGAAGGTCGACCACCTGCTGTCGCACCAGTGGGAGCGGCTGGTCGAGATCCAGGAGATCCAGCTCGAGCTGCTGACCGAGCTCGGACGGCGCGGCTGA
- a CDS encoding amidase has translation MDPVLTRRRFLEAGALAGAAMAWPACASRTAAVAATPRALPFDAYRAHDAVGLAELVRRGDASPAELLELAIARAEAVEPAIRAITVRHFELAREAARGALPDGPLRGVPWLLKDLGIGMRGTVTTEGSRLFADAVRDADSTLTERYRAAGLVIFGKTHSPEFGGSPSSESALHGATHNPWDLARSPGGSSGGSAAAVAAGIVPAAHATDGGGSIRIPASSCGLFGMKPTRGRVPLGPAIYEGWGGLSAAHCVSRSVRDSAALLDATQGPAVGDAYAAPPRERPYLEEIARAPGRLRIALMTKPLVPVPVDAECVRAAHDAAALCAALGHDVEEASPALDYAAVWGAYGAASGVGTAIAVAAREAALGRPARPDELEPITRRWVEGAPRVSGIELVRARATLHGASRALGAFLERFDAILSPTMAHVPPALGVLSLSQDYDSFVLPATRASAFTSLFNMTGQPAMSVPLHWTEPSEAAPRGVPVGVMFAGRFGDEATLFRLAAQLEAERPWFARVPAL, from the coding sequence ATGGACCCCGTTCTCACGCGACGCCGCTTCCTCGAGGCGGGCGCGCTCGCGGGCGCCGCGATGGCGTGGCCCGCGTGCGCGTCGCGCACGGCCGCGGTGGCGGCGACGCCGCGCGCGCTTCCCTTCGACGCGTACCGCGCGCACGACGCCGTCGGCCTCGCCGAGCTCGTGCGTCGCGGCGACGCGAGCCCGGCCGAGCTGCTCGAGCTCGCGATCGCGCGCGCGGAGGCGGTCGAGCCGGCGATCCGCGCGATCACCGTGCGGCACTTCGAGCTCGCGCGCGAGGCCGCGCGCGGCGCGCTGCCGGACGGCCCGCTGCGCGGCGTGCCGTGGCTGCTCAAGGACCTCGGCATCGGGATGCGCGGCACGGTCACGACCGAGGGCTCGCGGCTGTTCGCCGACGCCGTGCGCGACGCCGACTCGACGCTCACCGAGCGCTACCGCGCGGCCGGCCTCGTGATCTTCGGCAAGACGCACAGCCCCGAGTTCGGCGGCTCGCCGAGCAGCGAGTCGGCGCTCCACGGCGCGACGCACAACCCGTGGGATCTCGCGCGCAGCCCGGGCGGGAGCTCGGGCGGCTCGGCGGCGGCGGTCGCGGCGGGCATCGTGCCCGCGGCGCACGCGACCGACGGCGGCGGCTCGATCCGCATTCCGGCCTCGTCGTGCGGGCTCTTCGGCATGAAGCCGACGCGCGGCCGCGTGCCGCTCGGGCCCGCGATCTACGAAGGGTGGGGCGGGCTCTCCGCCGCACACTGCGTGAGCCGCAGCGTGCGCGACAGCGCGGCGCTCCTCGACGCGACGCAGGGGCCGGCGGTCGGCGACGCCTACGCCGCGCCGCCGCGCGAGCGCCCGTACCTCGAGGAGATCGCGCGCGCGCCCGGGCGCCTTCGCATCGCGCTGATGACGAAGCCGCTCGTCCCGGTCCCGGTCGACGCCGAGTGCGTGCGCGCCGCGCACGACGCGGCGGCGCTCTGCGCTGCGCTCGGACACGACGTCGAGGAGGCCTCGCCTGCCCTCGACTACGCGGCCGTGTGGGGCGCCTACGGAGCGGCGTCGGGCGTCGGCACCGCGATCGCCGTCGCGGCGCGCGAGGCGGCGCTCGGGCGCCCCGCGCGGCCCGACGAGCTCGAGCCGATCACGCGCCGCTGGGTCGAGGGCGCGCCGCGCGTCTCGGGCATCGAGCTCGTGCGCGCGCGCGCGACGCTCCACGGCGCGAGCCGCGCGCTCGGCGCGTTCCTCGAGCGCTTCGACGCGATCCTCTCGCCGACGATGGCGCACGTGCCGCCCGCGCTCGGCGTGCTCTCGCTGTCGCAGGACTACGACTCGTTCGTGCTGCCCGCGACGCGCGCGTCGGCCTTCACGTCGCTCTTCAACATGACGGGGCAGCCCGCGATGAGCGTGCCGCTCCACTGGACGGAGCCCTCCGAGGCGGCGCCGCGCGGCGTGCCCGTCGGCGTGATGTTCGCGGGGCGCTTCGGCGACGAGGCGACGCTCTTCCGGCTCGCCGCGCAGCTCGAGGCCGAGCGGCCGTGGTTCGCGCGCGTGCCCGCGCTCTGA
- a CDS encoding amidohydrolase family protein: MADLRILNATLVDGTGAPERMADVRVEGGRIAEIAPAGALGTGAGRAIDAQGRLLTPGFVDPHTHYDGQVTWDPVLAPSSWHGVTTVVMGNCGVGFAPARASERAWLVELMEGVEDIPGTALHDGIQWAWETFPEYLDALERMPRTIDVATQIPHGALRVYAMGERGAAQERATADELEKMAALVREGIRAGALAFSTNRLPLHTSIHGDPVPGTFADRDELLALARAVVDGGGRIVQSVPAGSMGDDPDGPVREVELYREISRATGATVTFSTVQVHPNPELWREVLKRVAAANASGAKLVPQVLARPAGLLASFDTFNPFAERPSYQEVAALPLAERVKRLRDPARRARLLSDEEARRDNAGMGIMRHSLRSAFAMDAGVVFEPEPSQSIAARAEREGVDPVAKLFDVMCDLAEASTGGRTRMLHVYFSGYAHGSLDAIGEMLASDLTVAGLADGGAHCSMICDASMPTFVLAHWVRDRTRGPRIPLPQAVRMLSKEPADLYGLRDRGVVAVGRRADLNLIDLDRIELDLPEITPDLPTGAARVLQRGHGYDYTIVAGEVTFEGGEPTGARPGGLVRGERAA, translated from the coding sequence ATGGCCGATCTGCGCATCCTCAACGCGACGCTCGTCGACGGCACGGGGGCGCCCGAGCGCATGGCCGACGTGCGCGTGGAAGGCGGGCGCATCGCCGAGATCGCGCCGGCCGGCGCGCTCGGCACGGGCGCGGGGCGCGCGATCGACGCGCAGGGGCGCCTGCTCACGCCCGGCTTCGTCGACCCGCACACGCACTACGACGGCCAGGTGACGTGGGACCCGGTGCTCGCGCCGTCGTCGTGGCACGGCGTGACGACGGTCGTGATGGGCAACTGCGGCGTCGGCTTCGCGCCCGCGCGCGCGAGCGAGCGCGCGTGGCTCGTCGAGCTGATGGAAGGCGTCGAGGACATCCCGGGCACGGCGCTCCACGACGGCATCCAGTGGGCGTGGGAGACGTTCCCCGAGTACCTCGACGCGCTCGAGCGCATGCCGCGCACGATCGACGTCGCGACGCAGATCCCGCACGGCGCGCTGCGCGTCTACGCGATGGGCGAGCGCGGCGCGGCGCAGGAGCGCGCCACCGCCGACGAGCTCGAGAAGATGGCCGCGCTCGTGCGCGAGGGCATCCGCGCCGGCGCGCTCGCGTTCTCGACGAACCGCCTCCCGCTGCACACGTCGATCCACGGCGACCCGGTGCCCGGCACGTTCGCCGACCGCGACGAGCTGCTCGCGCTCGCGCGCGCGGTCGTCGACGGGGGCGGGCGCATCGTGCAGTCGGTGCCGGCCGGCTCGATGGGCGACGACCCGGACGGCCCGGTGCGCGAGGTCGAGCTCTACCGCGAGATCAGTCGCGCCACCGGCGCGACCGTCACGTTCTCGACCGTGCAGGTGCACCCGAACCCCGAGCTCTGGCGCGAGGTGCTGAAGCGCGTCGCGGCCGCGAACGCGTCGGGCGCGAAGCTCGTGCCGCAGGTGCTCGCGCGGCCGGCCGGACTGCTCGCGTCGTTCGACACGTTCAACCCGTTCGCCGAGCGCCCGTCGTACCAGGAGGTGGCGGCGCTGCCGCTCGCCGAGCGCGTGAAGCGGCTGCGCGACCCCGCGCGGCGCGCGCGCCTGCTGTCCGACGAGGAGGCGCGGCGCGACAACGCGGGCATGGGCATCATGCGCCACAGCCTGCGCAGCGCGTTCGCGATGGACGCGGGCGTCGTCTTCGAGCCCGAGCCCTCGCAGTCGATCGCCGCGCGCGCCGAGCGCGAGGGCGTCGACCCCGTCGCCAAGCTGTTCGACGTGATGTGCGACCTCGCGGAGGCGTCGACGGGCGGCCGCACGCGCATGCTGCACGTCTACTTCAGCGGCTACGCGCACGGGAGCCTCGACGCGATCGGCGAGATGCTCGCGAGCGACCTCACGGTCGCCGGCCTCGCCGACGGCGGCGCGCACTGCAGCATGATCTGCGACGCGAGCATGCCGACGTTCGTGCTCGCCCACTGGGTGCGCGACCGCACGCGCGGCCCGCGCATCCCGCTGCCGCAGGCCGTCCGCATGCTGAGCAAGGAGCCGGCCGACCTCTACGGCCTGCGCGACCGCGGCGTCGTCGCCGTCGGCCGCCGCGCGGACCTGAACCTGATCGACCTCGACCGCATCGAGCTCGACCTTCCCGAGATCACGCCCGACCTGCCGACGGGAGCCGCGCGCGTGCTCCAGCGCGGCCATGGCTACGACTACACGATCGTCGCGGGCGAGGTGACGTTCGAGGGCGGCGAGCCGACGGGCGCGCGGCCGGGCGGGCTCGTGCGCGGCGAGCGCGCCGCGTGA
- a CDS encoding CoA transferase — MAEAGASAGASAGVRPGPLAGLRVVDFSTGITGAYASKLFADAGADVVKVEPPAGDPLRRWSASGAAVAPGESGVLFHYLNASKRGVVADLATDAGRALALALVERADIAIESFGPGGAEARGIGWDAVRARNPRCTLVSISPFGLTGPWAERPCTEFTLQAAVGSTAHRGLPALGPVGAGGRLGEWLPGVYAALGGLCGWLSARKTGAGQHADVSMFEVLCLCMTIYHDLDAQFFPGPLPQAIETPSIEPTKDGWVGICTITGQQWKDFCAVIGQPALAEDERFYDAKARMEHLDLIHGAIHAFTKQHTADEVIELLGLMRIPVNPLGNGETLLAMDHLRARGVFVRNPAGFEQPRTPYRLHGAGGLDASCDAPPALRPAPALGAHTAEVEAELAAAPRARGATAGARGAEGGGPLPFEGLRVLDLTAFWAGPVGTSFLAELGADVLKVESIQRPDGMRFAGSVRNDRMWEFNPIFHGANSSKRDVTLRLDSPEGLALVKRLVASADVVAENFSARVLDNFGLGWDVIHALNPRAVLLRMPSFGLEGPWRDRVGFAMNIEQVSGLAWLTGYAHLPLVVRGACDPLGGMHAVFATALALEERRRTGVGQLVEVPLVEPALAIAAEQVLEKSAHGALLERLTNRGPFAAPQGVYPCADRDETGRSQGHVAIAVATDAQWQALCAALGRADWARAPELASAAGRRAAHDAIDEGIRAWTTVRARAEAAEALLAAGVPASECINPHALFPNPQLAHRGFFQEVEHPAAGRMRYPGQPIAFSGLPRGLRRRAAPLLGEHNEAVLRDELGLSDDDVAKLREAQVVGERPTFM, encoded by the coding sequence GTGGCCGAGGCAGGGGCGAGCGCAGGAGCGAGCGCGGGCGTGCGACCGGGGCCGCTCGCGGGCCTGCGCGTCGTCGACTTCTCGACCGGGATCACGGGCGCCTACGCGAGCAAGCTCTTCGCCGATGCGGGCGCGGACGTCGTGAAGGTCGAGCCGCCCGCAGGCGACCCGCTGCGCCGCTGGAGCGCGTCGGGCGCAGCGGTCGCGCCGGGCGAGAGCGGCGTCCTCTTCCACTACCTGAACGCGTCGAAGCGCGGCGTCGTGGCCGACCTCGCGACGGACGCGGGGCGCGCGCTCGCGCTCGCGCTCGTCGAGCGCGCCGACATCGCGATCGAGAGCTTCGGGCCGGGCGGCGCCGAGGCGCGCGGCATCGGGTGGGACGCCGTGCGCGCGCGCAATCCGCGCTGCACGCTCGTGTCGATCTCGCCCTTCGGGCTCACCGGGCCGTGGGCCGAGCGCCCGTGCACGGAGTTCACGCTGCAGGCGGCGGTCGGCTCGACCGCGCACCGCGGCCTGCCCGCGCTCGGGCCGGTCGGCGCGGGCGGCCGCCTCGGCGAGTGGCTGCCGGGCGTGTACGCCGCGCTCGGCGGGCTGTGCGGATGGCTGTCGGCGCGCAAGACGGGCGCCGGACAGCACGCGGACGTCTCGATGTTCGAGGTGCTCTGCCTGTGCATGACGATCTACCACGACCTCGACGCGCAGTTCTTTCCCGGGCCGCTGCCGCAGGCGATCGAGACGCCGTCGATCGAGCCGACGAAGGACGGCTGGGTCGGCATCTGCACCATCACCGGCCAGCAGTGGAAGGACTTCTGCGCGGTGATCGGCCAGCCCGCACTCGCCGAGGACGAGCGCTTCTACGACGCGAAGGCGCGCATGGAGCACCTCGACCTCATCCACGGCGCGATCCACGCGTTCACGAAGCAGCACACCGCCGACGAGGTCATCGAGCTGCTCGGGCTGATGCGCATTCCCGTGAACCCGCTCGGCAACGGCGAGACGCTGCTCGCGATGGACCACCTGCGCGCGCGCGGCGTGTTCGTGCGCAACCCGGCGGGCTTCGAGCAGCCGCGCACGCCGTACCGCCTGCACGGAGCGGGCGGGCTCGACGCGAGCTGCGACGCGCCGCCCGCGCTGCGCCCCGCGCCCGCGCTCGGCGCACACACGGCCGAGGTCGAGGCCGAGCTCGCCGCGGCGCCGCGCGCGCGCGGCGCGACGGCGGGCGCGCGCGGTGCGGAGGGCGGCGGGCCGCTCCCGTTCGAAGGCCTGCGCGTGCTCGACCTGACGGCGTTCTGGGCCGGGCCCGTCGGCACGAGCTTCCTGGCCGAGCTCGGCGCGGACGTGCTCAAGGTCGAGTCGATCCAGCGCCCCGACGGCATGCGCTTCGCGGGCTCCGTGCGCAACGACCGGATGTGGGAGTTCAATCCGATCTTCCACGGCGCGAACTCGAGCAAGCGCGACGTGACGCTGCGGCTCGACTCGCCCGAGGGCCTCGCGCTCGTGAAGCGGCTCGTCGCGAGCGCCGACGTCGTGGCCGAGAACTTCTCGGCGCGCGTCCTCGACAACTTCGGGCTCGGCTGGGACGTGATCCACGCGCTCAACCCGCGCGCCGTCCTGCTGCGCATGCCGTCGTTCGGGCTCGAGGGGCCGTGGCGCGACCGCGTCGGCTTCGCGATGAACATCGAGCAGGTGAGCGGGCTCGCGTGGCTCACCGGCTACGCGCACCTGCCGCTCGTCGTGCGCGGCGCGTGCGACCCGCTCGGCGGCATGCACGCGGTGTTCGCGACCGCGCTCGCGCTCGAGGAGCGGCGGCGCACGGGCGTCGGGCAGCTCGTCGAGGTGCCGCTCGTCGAGCCCGCGCTCGCGATCGCGGCCGAGCAGGTGCTCGAGAAGAGCGCGCACGGCGCGCTGCTCGAGCGGCTCACGAATCGCGGCCCGTTCGCGGCGCCGCAGGGCGTCTACCCGTGCGCCGACCGCGACGAGACGGGCCGCTCGCAAGGCCACGTCGCGATCGCGGTCGCGACCGACGCGCAGTGGCAGGCGCTGTGCGCGGCGCTCGGGCGCGCGGACTGGGCGCGCGCGCCCGAGCTGGCGAGCGCCGCCGGGCGGCGCGCCGCGCACGACGCGATCGACGAGGGCATCCGCGCGTGGACGACGGTGCGCGCGCGCGCCGAGGCCGCGGAGGCGCTGCTCGCCGCCGGCGTGCCGGCGAGCGAGTGCATCAATCCCCACGCGCTCTTCCCGAATCCGCAGCTCGCGCACCGCGGCTTCTTCCAGGAGGTGGAGCACCCGGCGGCCGGACGCATGCGCTACCCGGGCCAGCCGATCGCGTTCTCGGGGCTCCCGCGCGGGCTGCGCCGTCGCGCCGCTCCGCTCCTCGGCGAGCACAACGAGGCCGTGCTGCGCGACGAGCTCGGGCTCTCCGACGACGACGTCGCGAAGCTGCGCGAGGCGCAGGTGGTGGGCGAGCGCCCGACGTTCATGTAG
- a CDS encoding histidine kinase N-terminal 7TM domain-containing protein — MDPMLLQLGIAGPLVLALIVETAMRRESGAVPRTLLSLLVLIFGWMVGGVLATRPGIDPRIPAALVLPGTCFMSPLFCLLMLRYARFEIFEQRVGMGGALLAPFALFFLGFVTNDAHHWMADPGQLVVQNDLSHDIGPLYWAFQVWSNLTAIAGLAIALRLWATSPSRLERRRMLLICAGVLAPLFAHFAYVSGVLPPDASMTPSALALTCVLLVTAIQRYRLLDVQPVARRDVIEASTDGVVMADVDGIVVDANPSAARMLEAPIDALVGTRLAGAFAALEPTRPEGAVAAALDGLARGEASFAVELETGDGRTLELAGGAAADASGAFAGSFVVLRDRSQERRAARRLHQSQKLESVGILAAGVAHEVNNPLAYVRANLVHLEYLASLIDDHRDELPKELAEEVGDVQDVVVESLAGIDRIHGIVQGLLRFARMPASRDEHCDVNAAVAEASRFASLERSATVHFETRLADGLPRVAASANQLTQVLLNLFLNAKHALKGRDGGRVVAATRAVGDFVEIRIADNGPGVPEELRGKIFDPFFTTRAPNEGTGLGLSIAFDIVREHGGELELERSAEPGAHFAVRLPAVR, encoded by the coding sequence ATGGATCCGATGCTCCTCCAGCTCGGCATCGCGGGGCCGCTCGTGCTCGCGCTGATCGTCGAGACCGCGATGCGCCGCGAATCCGGCGCCGTGCCGCGCACGCTGCTCTCGCTGCTCGTGCTGATCTTCGGCTGGATGGTGGGGGGCGTCCTCGCGACGCGCCCCGGCATCGACCCCCGGATCCCCGCCGCACTCGTGCTCCCCGGCACGTGCTTCATGTCGCCGCTCTTCTGCCTGCTCATGCTCCGCTACGCGCGCTTCGAGATCTTCGAGCAGCGCGTCGGCATGGGCGGCGCGCTGCTCGCGCCGTTCGCGCTCTTCTTCCTCGGCTTCGTGACGAACGACGCGCACCACTGGATGGCCGACCCGGGACAGCTCGTGGTGCAGAACGACCTCTCGCACGACATCGGCCCGCTCTACTGGGCCTTCCAGGTCTGGTCGAACCTCACCGCGATCGCGGGCCTCGCGATCGCCCTGCGGCTGTGGGCGACGTCGCCGAGCCGGCTCGAGCGGCGGCGCATGCTGCTCATCTGCGCGGGCGTGCTCGCGCCGCTCTTCGCGCACTTCGCCTACGTCTCGGGCGTGCTCCCGCCCGACGCCTCGATGACGCCGTCCGCGCTCGCGCTCACCTGCGTGCTGCTCGTGACGGCGATCCAGCGCTACCGCCTGCTCGACGTGCAGCCGGTCGCGCGCCGCGACGTGATCGAGGCGTCGACCGACGGCGTCGTGATGGCCGACGTCGACGGCATCGTCGTCGACGCGAACCCGAGCGCGGCGCGCATGCTCGAGGCGCCGATCGACGCGCTCGTCGGCACGCGGCTCGCCGGCGCGTTCGCCGCGCTCGAGCCGACGCGGCCCGAGGGCGCCGTCGCCGCCGCGCTCGACGGGCTCGCCCGGGGCGAGGCGTCGTTCGCCGTCGAGCTCGAGACGGGCGACGGGCGCACGCTCGAGCTCGCGGGCGGCGCGGCGGCCGATGCGTCGGGCGCCTTCGCCGGCAGCTTCGTCGTGCTGCGCGACCGCAGCCAGGAGCGGCGCGCCGCGCGCCGCCTGCACCAGAGCCAGAAGCTCGAGAGCGTCGGCATCCTGGCGGCCGGCGTCGCGCACGAGGTCAACAACCCGCTCGCGTACGTGCGCGCCAACCTCGTCCACCTCGAGTACCTGGCCTCGCTCATCGACGATCACCGCGACGAGCTGCCGAAGGAGCTCGCCGAGGAGGTGGGCGACGTGCAGGACGTCGTCGTCGAGAGCCTCGCGGGCATCGATCGCATCCACGGCATCGTGCAGGGGCTCCTCCGCTTCGCGCGCATGCCGGCGTCGCGCGACGAGCACTGCGACGTGAACGCGGCCGTGGCCGAGGCGTCGCGCTTCGCGTCGCTCGAGCGGAGCGCGACGGTGCACTTCGAGACGCGCCTCGCCGACGGGCTGCCGCGCGTCGCGGCGTCGGCGAACCAGCTGACGCAGGTGCTGCTCAACCTGTTCCTGAACGCGAAGCACGCGCTCAAGGGGCGCGATGGCGGCCGGGTCGTCGCGGCGACGCGCGCCGTGGGCGACTTCGTCGAGATCCGCATCGCCGACAACGGGCCCGGTGTCCCCGAGGAGCTGCGCGGCAAGATCTTCGACCCGTTCTTCACGACGCGCGCGCCGAACGAGGGCACGGGCCTCGGCCTCTCGATCGCCTTCGACATCGTGCGCGAGCACGGCGGCGAGCTCGAGCTCGAGCGGAGCGCCGAGCCCGGCGCGCACTTCGCGGTGCGGCTGCCCGCCGTCCGCTGA
- a CDS encoding SET domain-containing protein produces the protein MIAAKYEVAPSRVPGAGLGLFVAEPVAAGAVVVVPDGIEQTFSLEELVAHPAGERAQAAAVRWYEGRYSVTLDWPDECYMNHSFEPTGLWHLGFVFATRDLAAGDELTLDYRHLLAPGEREPFVDAATGRAIEGFPWRESLRRSSATLVRLLEGGAAPAAVAQSNADQRRSG, from the coding sequence GTGATCGCGGCGAAGTACGAGGTCGCGCCGTCGCGCGTGCCGGGCGCCGGCCTCGGACTCTTCGTCGCCGAGCCGGTCGCGGCGGGCGCCGTCGTCGTCGTGCCCGACGGCATCGAGCAGACCTTCTCGCTCGAGGAGCTCGTCGCGCACCCGGCCGGCGAGCGCGCGCAGGCCGCGGCCGTGCGCTGGTACGAGGGACGTTATTCGGTGACGCTCGACTGGCCGGACGAGTGCTACATGAACCACAGCTTCGAGCCGACCGGCCTGTGGCACCTCGGCTTCGTGTTCGCGACGCGCGACCTGGCGGCGGGCGACGAGCTCACGCTCGACTACCGCCACCTGCTCGCCCCCGGCGAGCGCGAGCCCTTCGTCGACGCCGCGACCGGACGCGCGATCGAGGGCTTCCCGTGGCGCGAGAGCCTGCGGCGCTCGAGCGCGACGCTCGTGCGCCTGCTCGAGGGCGGAGCCGCGCCCGCCGCGGTGGCTCAGTCGAACGCCGACCAGCGTCGCTCCGGGTAG
- a CDS encoding phosphotransferase has product MASSDPDLPDGLLEWVARTGGGDVARLERHVARREAWVVDVARPDGTTLEGFLRLQREAGVDPRRLERETRIVEALGARGIPVPAVHGWNAALRATLFERDRGRSDIDKLEDRARQRAVMEDFVRVVARVHALDPDELGLDDVMAYRPKTPRECALAEVDAVVAQWRPFLERNADPLTTYGLQWLERFAPDAVARVSLVQGDTGPVNFLFQDDRVSAVVDWELGHYGDPLEDLGNIAVREFWNPSGGLDGLFALYARESGIPYDRFRARYYAVHQNVRGMIPIHWVCANAHPRESLAWYLAYRYVGDRATAEMLALAMEVEVERPEMPEGEGDGGRDVLADAALYAQERDVAPRLADPFAASRARDVATLVACMDRRRRHAAALDAALCEDVAALLGGRFDAGAGALRALDAAVRAGGLDDAALLRVLARKAWRDEWLHAPAVALYPERRWSAFD; this is encoded by the coding sequence ATGGCGAGCTCGGACCCCGATCTTCCCGACGGACTCCTCGAGTGGGTGGCGCGCACCGGCGGCGGCGACGTCGCGCGGCTCGAGCGGCACGTCGCGCGGCGCGAGGCCTGGGTCGTCGACGTCGCGCGTCCCGACGGCACGACGCTCGAGGGGTTCCTGCGCCTGCAGCGCGAGGCGGGCGTCGACCCGCGTCGCCTCGAGCGCGAGACGCGCATCGTCGAGGCCCTCGGCGCGCGCGGCATCCCGGTGCCCGCCGTGCACGGCTGGAACGCCGCGCTGCGGGCGACGCTCTTCGAGCGCGACCGCGGCCGCTCGGACATCGACAAGCTCGAGGATCGCGCGCGCCAGCGCGCGGTGATGGAGGACTTCGTCCGCGTCGTCGCGCGCGTGCACGCGCTCGACCCGGACGAGCTCGGCCTCGACGACGTGATGGCGTACCGCCCGAAGACGCCGCGCGAGTGCGCGCTCGCCGAGGTCGACGCCGTCGTCGCGCAGTGGCGGCCCTTCCTCGAGCGCAACGCGGACCCGCTCACGACCTACGGCCTGCAGTGGCTCGAGCGCTTCGCGCCCGACGCAGTGGCGCGCGTGTCGCTCGTGCAGGGCGACACGGGGCCGGTGAACTTCCTGTTCCAGGACGACCGCGTGAGCGCGGTGGTCGACTGGGAGCTCGGGCACTACGGCGACCCGCTCGAGGACCTCGGCAACATCGCCGTGCGCGAGTTCTGGAACCCGAGCGGCGGCCTCGACGGCCTCTTCGCGCTCTACGCGCGCGAGTCGGGCATCCCGTACGACCGCTTCCGCGCGCGCTACTACGCCGTGCACCAGAACGTGCGGGGCATGATCCCGATCCACTGGGTCTGCGCGAACGCGCACCCGCGCGAGTCGCTCGCCTGGTACCTCGCGTACCGCTACGTGGGCGACCGCGCGACGGCCGAGATGCTCGCGCTCGCGATGGAGGTCGAGGTCGAGCGCCCGGAGATGCCGGAGGGCGAGGGCGACGGCGGGCGCGACGTGCTCGCGGACGCGGCGCTCTACGCGCAGGAGCGCGACGTGGCGCCCCGGCTCGCCGACCCGTTCGCCGCCTCGCGCGCGCGCGACGTCGCGACGCTCGTCGCCTGCATGGACCGCCGCCGCCGCCACGCGGCCGCGCTCGACGCGGCGCTGTGCGAGGACGTCGCCGCGCTGCTCGGCGGGCGCTTCGACGCGGGGGCGGGCGCGCTGCGCGCGCTCGACGCGGCGGTGCGCGCGGGCGGCCTCGACGACGCCGCGCTCCTGCGCGTGCTCGCGCGCAAGGCGTGGCGCGACGAGTGGCTCCACGCGCCGGCCGTCGCGCTCTACCCGGAGCGACGCTGGTCGGCGTTCGACTGA